A genomic region of Bosea sp. 124 contains the following coding sequences:
- a CDS encoding ABC transporter substrate-binding protein — translation MSSTRIRTTRLLHGASRRDLLKLSAAAIATVAAPSVLRAQAGEIVFASWGGSWEAAMREAWFKPFTQKTGIGVRTVSGNAYGRIQAMVEAGKTEWDVVEVLPDFQWIGAEKKLLEPIDFNLVDKTPIMAGADLVTPYSVPQVLFSRLIAYNKKLSPAPKSFADIFDTKKFPGKRAFYSKANGAFLEAALLADGVAPSALYPLDIERALKKLSTIRDDILFYETNAQAEQFVTDGQAVIGLIPDGRALSAQKNGAPIEIAYDLSFLTWSAMVVPKGAPRAKQAMEFLAYTLTPDAQAAIAKAYTYGPVVPKAFDMIPAERAAILSGGPQMKNAVIMGEKWWGANLAAATEKVNAWKLS, via the coding sequence ATGAGTTCGACCCGCATCCGGACGACCCGCCTGCTCCACGGCGCCAGCCGCCGCGACCTCCTCAAGCTCTCGGCCGCCGCGATCGCGACCGTTGCGGCGCCATCGGTCCTGCGCGCGCAGGCTGGCGAGATCGTCTTCGCGAGCTGGGGCGGCTCCTGGGAAGCAGCGATGCGGGAAGCCTGGTTCAAGCCCTTCACCCAGAAGACCGGCATCGGCGTCCGCACCGTCTCGGGCAACGCCTATGGTCGCATCCAGGCGATGGTCGAGGCCGGCAAGACCGAATGGGACGTCGTCGAGGTGCTGCCCGATTTCCAGTGGATCGGCGCCGAGAAGAAGCTGCTCGAGCCGATCGACTTCAACCTGGTCGACAAGACGCCGATCATGGCGGGCGCCGACCTGGTGACGCCCTATTCGGTGCCGCAGGTGCTGTTCTCGCGGCTGATCGCCTACAACAAGAAGCTCTCGCCCGCCCCGAAGAGCTTCGCCGACATCTTCGACACCAAAAAATTCCCCGGCAAGCGCGCCTTCTATTCGAAGGCGAACGGCGCCTTCCTCGAAGCCGCGCTGCTCGCCGACGGCGTCGCCCCGTCGGCGCTCTACCCGCTCGACATCGAACGGGCGCTGAAGAAGCTCTCGACGATCCGCGACGACATCCTGTTCTACGAGACCAATGCCCAGGCCGAGCAGTTCGTCACCGACGGGCAGGCCGTGATCGGGCTGATTCCGGACGGCCGCGCCCTCAGCGCCCAGAAGAACGGCGCGCCGATCGAGATCGCCTATGATCTGAGCTTCCTGACTTGGTCGGCGATGGTGGTGCCGAAGGGCGCGCCGCGCGCCAAGCAGGCGATGGAGTTCCTCGCCTATACGCTGACGCCGGACGCGCAGGCCGCGATCGCCAAGGCCTACACCTATGGCCCGGTCGTGCCCAAGGCCTTCGACATGATCCCGGCCGAGCGCGCCGCCATCCTCTCGGGTGGACCACAGATGAAGAACGCCGTGATCATGGGCGAGAAGTGGTGGGGGGCCAATCTCGCCGCCGCAACCGAGAAGGTGAACGCCTGGAAGCTCTCCTGA
- a CDS encoding cupin domain-containing protein: MPTIIDFKDANAEPREGAPEPERVLHGDPRWRSWLYLSENGMTSGRWESTPGCWTIAYDKWEFMTILEGRGVVRSEDGSATELVPGATLVINPGFKGTWEVLETMTKHFFVRLR; this comes from the coding sequence ATGCCGACGATCATCGATTTCAAGGATGCGAATGCCGAGCCGCGCGAGGGCGCGCCGGAGCCTGAGCGCGTCCTCCATGGCGACCCGCGCTGGCGCAGCTGGCTCTATCTTTCGGAGAACGGCATGACGAGCGGCCGCTGGGAATCCACGCCGGGCTGCTGGACCATCGCCTATGACAAATGGGAGTTCATGACGATCCTCGAGGGCCGCGGCGTGGTGCGGAGCGAGGACGGCTCCGCGACCGAACTCGTTCCGGGCGCGACGCTCGTCATCAATCCCGGCTTCAAGGGAACATGGGAGGTGCTGGAGACCATGACCAAGCACTTCTTCGTGCGCCTGCGCTGA
- a CDS encoding response regulator transcription factor, which translates to MRVLFAEDDEAVGRATAASLTAAGFVVDLVESRGDALHALKSHRYDAAIFDIMLVDGSGLDVLAEGRRIGFDLPILLLTALSSVDDRVSGLNAGADDYLVKPFAVDELIARLRALQRRLSTTLSMALTVENTSFDPLSRMMSVNGGNVSLSRAEGIIVERFMRSFGRVVTKEQLAESIYSFNEEYTENAVEVHVHRVRRKLESSGASPSIKTVRGLGYIMVADKTS; encoded by the coding sequence ATGCGTGTTCTGTTCGCGGAAGATGACGAGGCCGTCGGGCGGGCGACCGCCGCGTCCCTGACGGCGGCCGGTTTCGTCGTCGATCTCGTCGAAAGCCGCGGCGACGCATTGCACGCTCTGAAATCGCATCGCTACGACGCGGCCATCTTCGACATCATGCTGGTGGACGGCAGCGGGCTCGATGTGCTCGCCGAAGGGCGGCGGATCGGCTTCGACCTTCCGATTCTTCTCCTGACGGCCCTCAGCTCCGTCGACGATCGCGTCAGCGGCCTCAATGCCGGAGCCGACGACTATCTGGTGAAGCCCTTCGCGGTCGACGAGTTGATCGCACGGCTGCGGGCCCTGCAGCGTCGGCTAAGTACAACTTTGTCGATGGCGCTGACGGTCGAGAACACGAGCTTCGATCCGCTCTCCCGCATGATGTCGGTCAATGGCGGCAACGTCTCGCTCTCGCGCGCCGAGGGCATCATCGTCGAGCGTTTCATGCGCAGCTTCGGGCGCGTCGTCACGAAGGAACAGCTGGCGGAGAGCATCTACTCCTTCAACGAAGAGTATACCGAGAACGCGGTCGAGGTGCATGTCCACCGCGTCCGGCGCAAGCTGGAGAGCAGTGGCGCAAGCCCGTCGATCAAGACCGTCCGTGGGCTGGGCTACATCATGGTCGCGGACAAGACGTCATAG
- a CDS encoding ATP-binding protein produces MKSLSFRIVVATSIVFITALTCTFLVLVQEAKYGLFRVQRNSLTVQVDTLAEHVRLVDGKPTLELGNLAEGAGKTVSYALLNSTGHVIQSYGQGGVDVSPATLKRYDTDDPFGFSIERWLDPNRGDPVMLILPDTRGVQRIVVTVPAPGGLLVQASMPLLDSNIAIADVLYTFTEGTVVAVFLPLLLAMIAIPIIVRLTLRPIRRVSGQAAEIEASTLNRRFSLERVPSEMRRLVLTFNDLLARLDAAWRLQREFTANAAHELRTPIAALRAEVEAIVPAQARSILSIHFDKVARLLAQLLALAEADSRLIDAAGRFDPMALAREVVADMAPAAIASGREIALERGSGKPASVHGDVGLAEIALRNLIDNAVRHSRAGSAIRVIVDETRISVANTGSSIPEALQATMFERFWKQDRRSSGSGLGLSIVDTIMKRLGGAVAVASGEGAVTFTLAFRPGDGA; encoded by the coding sequence TTGAAATCGCTCAGCTTTCGCATCGTCGTTGCTACCTCGATCGTCTTCATAACGGCCCTGACCTGCACCTTCTTGGTCCTTGTTCAGGAAGCCAAATACGGGCTCTTCCGCGTCCAGCGGAACAGCCTCACGGTCCAGGTCGACACGCTGGCGGAACATGTCCGCCTCGTGGACGGCAAGCCGACGCTCGAACTCGGCAACCTCGCCGAAGGGGCCGGCAAGACGGTTTCCTACGCGCTGCTCAATTCGACGGGACATGTCATCCAGTCTTACGGTCAGGGCGGGGTCGACGTTTCGCCGGCCACTCTGAAGCGCTACGACACGGATGATCCGTTCGGCTTCTCCATCGAGAGATGGCTTGATCCGAACCGCGGCGATCCCGTCATGCTGATCCTGCCCGACACCCGCGGTGTGCAACGGATCGTCGTGACGGTCCCTGCGCCCGGCGGTCTGCTGGTGCAGGCCTCTATGCCTCTGCTCGACAGCAATATCGCGATCGCGGACGTGCTCTACACCTTTACCGAAGGAACGGTCGTTGCGGTGTTCCTGCCGCTGCTTCTGGCCATGATCGCGATTCCGATCATCGTCAGACTCACCCTGAGACCGATCCGCCGCGTCTCTGGCCAGGCAGCCGAGATCGAGGCTTCGACGCTCAATCGCCGTTTTTCCCTCGAACGCGTACCGTCCGAGATGCGCCGTCTGGTCCTGACCTTCAACGATCTCCTCGCCCGGCTCGACGCGGCGTGGCGCCTCCAGCGCGAGTTCACCGCCAACGCCGCGCATGAATTGCGGACGCCGATCGCCGCGCTGAGGGCCGAGGTCGAGGCCATCGTTCCCGCGCAGGCCCGTTCGATCCTCTCCATTCATTTCGACAAGGTCGCCCGCCTGCTGGCGCAATTGCTCGCGCTGGCCGAAGCCGACAGCAGGCTGATCGACGCGGCGGGCCGCTTCGATCCGATGGCGCTGGCGCGCGAGGTGGTCGCAGACATGGCGCCGGCCGCCATCGCCTCCGGACGGGAGATCGCGCTCGAACGCGGCAGCGGCAAGCCTGCTTCCGTACATGGCGATGTCGGGCTGGCGGAAATCGCCCTGCGCAATCTGATCGACAATGCCGTGCGCCATTCCAGGGCTGGAAGCGCGATACGCGTCATCGTCGACGAGACCCGCATCTCGGTCGCCAATACCGGCAGCTCCATTCCGGAGGCGCTGCAGGCGACGATGTTCGAGCGGTTCTGGAAGCAGGATCGCCGCAGCAGTGGCAGCGGTCTCGGCCTCTCGATCGTCGACACCATCATGAAGCGCCTCGGCGGCGCCGTCGCTGTCGCCTCCGGCGAGGGGGCGGTGACATTCACGCTGGCATTCCGCCCCGGCGACGGAGCCTGA
- a CDS encoding ABC transporter permease: MPARLRSAGPAILILPGFLLVAGLFVWPVAQLVATSFGDKAGALVHYSKIFTETTYLRVVSRTLLLSAQTALLCVLLGYPLAYQLNRAGRIGKALILVCILIPFWTNLLVRTYGWIILLNPQGVINGLLRQVGLIEGSLPLVYNSTGVLVGMTQIMLPYMVLPLAAVMSRLDPAVMRAARSLGASPLAAFLKVYVPLTLPGVLGGSLLVFMLSLGFFVVPAILGGPRDLLLAQLIEFNINQTLNWPFAAALSTVLLVATVTLYWIGDRFFGLGRLWGAR, from the coding sequence ATGCCCGCCAGATTGCGCAGCGCCGGCCCGGCGATCCTGATTCTGCCGGGCTTCCTGCTCGTCGCGGGCCTGTTCGTCTGGCCGGTCGCGCAGCTCGTCGCGACCAGTTTCGGCGACAAGGCCGGGGCTCTGGTGCATTACAGCAAGATCTTCACTGAGACGACCTATCTGCGGGTCGTCTCGCGGACGCTGCTGCTCAGCGCCCAGACCGCGCTGCTCTGCGTGCTGCTCGGCTATCCGCTGGCCTATCAGCTCAACCGCGCCGGACGGATCGGCAAGGCGCTGATCCTGGTCTGCATCCTGATCCCGTTCTGGACCAATCTGCTGGTCAGGACCTATGGCTGGATCATCCTGCTGAACCCGCAAGGCGTCATCAACGGCCTGCTGCGGCAGGTCGGCCTGATCGAGGGCTCGCTGCCGCTGGTCTACAACAGCACGGGCGTGCTGGTCGGCATGACGCAGATCATGCTGCCCTACATGGTGCTGCCGCTCGCTGCCGTGATGAGCCGGCTCGACCCGGCGGTGATGCGGGCGGCCCGATCGCTCGGCGCCTCGCCCCTGGCCGCTTTCCTGAAGGTGTATGTGCCCCTCACCCTGCCGGGCGTGCTCGGGGGCTCGCTGCTCGTGTTCATGCTCAGCCTCGGCTTCTTCGTGGTGCCGGCGATCCTCGGCGGCCCGCGCGACCTGCTGCTGGCGCAGTTGATCGAATTCAACATCAACCAGACCCTGAACTGGCCCTTCGCCGCCGCGCTCTCAACCGTGCTGCTGGTCGCCACGGTGACGCTCTACTGGATCGGCGACCGCTTCTTCGGCCTCGGCCGGCTCTGGGGCGCGCGATGA
- a CDS encoding ABC transporter ATP-binding protein: protein MTGAAVQISQLSKRYTDFVAVDDVSLDVAPGEFVTLLGLSGSGKTTTLMAVAGFVELDAGRIAIDGRDIVDLPPEKRDLGVVFQNYALFPHLNVFENIAFPLRMRKWSEAAIAKAVGRVLEIVSLGSFASRKIAALSGGQQQRVALARALVFEPPVLLMDEPLGALDRSLRDQLQTEIKRIQRDLGVTVIYVTHDQEEALALSDRIAVMAEGKICQLATPDEIYERPASAFVAGFVGESNFIEVELRGQDGQVVRVSPKGMPDALYAATAAAPTTQGAALMAIRPEALQLDAAEVAGPGNALAGRVALREFMGATVRLTIDTALGPLTVRDGRVSEAARFRAGDTVRLSWNERDALLFPPR from the coding sequence ATGACCGGCGCAGCCGTCCAGATCAGCCAGCTCAGCAAGCGCTACACCGATTTCGTCGCGGTCGACGACGTCTCGCTGGATGTCGCACCGGGCGAATTCGTCACCCTGCTCGGGCTCAGCGGCTCGGGCAAGACCACGACCTTGATGGCGGTGGCGGGCTTCGTCGAGCTCGATGCCGGGCGGATCGCGATCGACGGCCGCGACATCGTCGATCTGCCTCCGGAGAAGCGCGATCTCGGCGTGGTCTTCCAGAACTACGCGCTCTTTCCGCATCTCAACGTCTTCGAGAACATCGCTTTCCCGCTGCGCATGCGCAAATGGAGCGAGGCGGCGATCGCAAAGGCCGTCGGCCGCGTGCTGGAGATCGTCTCGCTCGGCAGCTTCGCGAGCCGCAAGATCGCCGCGCTCTCGGGGGGCCAGCAGCAGCGCGTGGCGCTGGCGCGGGCGCTCGTCTTCGAGCCGCCGGTGCTGCTGATGGACGAGCCGCTCGGCGCGCTCGACCGCAGCCTGCGCGACCAGCTCCAGACCGAAATCAAGCGCATCCAGCGTGATCTCGGCGTCACCGTGATCTATGTCACCCATGACCAGGAGGAGGCGCTGGCGCTCTCCGACCGGATCGCCGTGATGGCCGAGGGCAAGATCTGCCAGCTCGCCACGCCCGACGAGATCTATGAGCGGCCGGCCTCGGCCTTCGTCGCCGGCTTCGTCGGCGAATCGAACTTCATCGAAGTCGAATTGCGCGGGCAGGACGGGCAGGTCGTCCGGGTCTCGCCGAAGGGGATGCCGGACGCGCTTTACGCGGCCACGGCGGCGGCGCCGACCACGCAAGGCGCAGCCCTGATGGCGATCCGCCCGGAGGCGCTGCAGCTCGATGCTGCGGAGGTCGCCGGCCCGGGCAACGCGCTCGCCGGCCGCGTCGCCCTGCGGGAATTCATGGGTGCGACCGTTCGCCTGACCATCGACACCGCGCTCGGCCCCCTGACCGTCCGCGACGGGCGCGTCAGCGAGGCTGCGCGCTTCCGGGCAGGTGACACCGTCCGGCTGTCCTGGAACGAGCGGGACGCGCTGCTCTTTCCACCACGTTGA
- a CDS encoding FAD-binding oxidoreductase, with the protein MMRKPAVLPQPETLWSATASAPPVHSEPLQGERTVEIAIIGGGFTGLSAALHAAEAGASVAVLEAGPIGYGASGRNGGQVNPGVKLDEAGLVARFGEAGRGLYRMGQEAPDFLAGLVERKGLRCSFARPGLLRLAHHPAALAVVREASAGLRKTGVAAEDLSVDDVAQRVGTRRYLGGLYDPRGASVHPLDLARELARVAREAGAALFPGSPALSLGREAGLWRIATPEGGLLARKVLVATNAYTDTLVPGLAQSLLPVNSFQIATAPLGPEHDGILPGGETVYDSRRLVLYFRRSPDNRLMLGGRASFRSSRETSAGVADYSVLEKVLHDIFPALRQVPIQHRWTGLVGITFDYLPHYHALGNDLHVMVGYNGRGVALANRSGAWLGRKLAGKPEMLDLPSSPVTPFPFHFARSAVLDLGMRWNRLLDLVGR; encoded by the coding sequence ATGATGCGCAAGCCTGCCGTCCTGCCCCAGCCTGAGACCCTGTGGTCGGCGACCGCTTCGGCGCCGCCGGTACACAGCGAACCGCTGCAGGGTGAACGCACGGTCGAGATCGCCATCATCGGCGGTGGCTTCACGGGGCTGTCGGCGGCGCTGCACGCCGCCGAAGCCGGCGCCTCGGTCGCGGTGCTGGAAGCCGGACCGATCGGCTACGGCGCCAGCGGCCGCAATGGCGGGCAGGTCAATCCCGGCGTCAAGCTAGACGAAGCCGGGCTCGTCGCACGCTTCGGCGAAGCCGGCCGCGGGCTCTACCGAATGGGGCAGGAAGCGCCTGATTTCCTGGCCGGACTGGTCGAGCGCAAGGGCCTTCGCTGCAGCTTCGCCCGCCCAGGCCTCCTGCGCCTCGCCCATCATCCCGCCGCGCTCGCGGTCGTCCGGGAGGCTTCCGCCGGACTGCGCAAGACGGGCGTCGCGGCCGAGGATCTGAGCGTGGACGATGTCGCGCAGCGCGTCGGCACGCGGCGCTATCTCGGCGGCCTCTACGATCCGCGCGGCGCCAGCGTCCATCCGCTCGACCTTGCCCGCGAACTGGCCCGCGTCGCGCGCGAGGCGGGCGCCGCGCTGTTTCCCGGCTCGCCCGCGCTGTCGCTCGGCCGGGAGGCGGGGCTGTGGCGCATCGCGACCCCGGAGGGGGGGCTCCTTGCTCGCAAGGTTCTGGTCGCCACGAATGCCTATACGGATACGCTCGTGCCGGGGCTGGCGCAGAGCCTCTTGCCGGTGAACAGCTTCCAGATCGCGACGGCCCCGCTCGGCCCTGAGCATGACGGCATCCTGCCCGGCGGCGAGACCGTCTATGACAGCCGCCGGCTGGTGCTCTATTTCCGCAGGAGCCCCGATAACCGGCTGATGCTGGGCGGGCGGGCTTCGTTCCGGTCGTCACGCGAAACATCGGCCGGCGTCGCCGACTATTCCGTGCTGGAAAAGGTGCTGCACGACATCTTTCCGGCTCTGCGGCAGGTGCCGATCCAGCATCGCTGGACCGGCCTTGTCGGCATCACCTTCGACTATCTGCCGCACTATCACGCGCTCGGCAACGACCTGCACGTCATGGTCGGCTACAATGGCCGCGGTGTCGCACTGGCCAACCGCAGCGGCGCCTGGCTCGGCCGCAAGCTCGCGGGCAAACCGGAGATGCTCGACCTCCCAAGCTCGCCGGTGACGCCCTTCCCCTTCCATTTCGCCCGCAGCGCCGTGCTCGATCTCGGCATGAGATGGAACCGGCTGCTCGACCTGGTGGGGCGCTGA
- a CDS encoding ABC transporter permease produces the protein MTRGLGNGILSAIAGLLCLFLIMPTLIVAPISFTQTDFITFPPRGFSTRWYEAFFERPEWYGSLVTSTIVAIATTLLATLLGSMIALGLVRLSRRANRLVSFFFLLPMIVPTIITAAALYSPFAKLGLVATVPGLVLAHTILALPFVVINVSAVAQSMDWRMVNAARSLGASPLTAFRRVTLPVLAPGIAAGAIFAFLTSFDEVVVALFVSGSGATTLPVQMWSGIRFEISPIVAAASCLLLLVSCLLLALFWFLKRK, from the coding sequence ATGACCAGAGGCCTCGGCAACGGCATCCTCTCGGCCATCGCGGGCCTGCTCTGCCTGTTCCTGATCATGCCCACGCTGATCGTGGCGCCGATCTCGTTCACGCAGACCGATTTCATCACCTTCCCGCCGCGCGGCTTCTCGACGCGCTGGTACGAGGCCTTCTTCGAGCGGCCGGAATGGTACGGCTCGCTGGTCACGAGCACGATCGTGGCAATCGCGACGACCCTGCTTGCGACGCTGCTCGGCAGCATGATCGCGCTCGGGCTTGTGCGCCTCTCGCGCCGGGCCAACCGGCTGGTCAGCTTCTTCTTCCTGCTGCCGATGATCGTGCCGACGATCATCACGGCCGCCGCGCTCTATTCGCCCTTCGCGAAACTGGGGCTGGTCGCGACAGTGCCCGGCCTCGTCCTCGCCCACACCATCCTCGCCTTGCCCTTCGTCGTCATCAACGTCTCGGCGGTGGCCCAGTCGATGGACTGGCGCATGGTCAATGCGGCGCGCAGCCTTGGCGCCTCGCCGCTCACCGCATTCCGGCGCGTCACCCTGCCGGTGCTGGCGCCGGGGATCGCGGCCGGCGCCATCTTCGCCTTCCTGACCAGCTTCGATGAGGTCGTCGTCGCACTGTTCGTCAGCGGGTCGGGCGCGACGACACTGCCGGTGCAGATGTGGAGTGGCATCCGCTTCGAGATCAGCCCGATCGTCGCGGCCGCCTCCTGCCTGCTGCTCCTGGTCTCGTGCCTGCTGCTCGCCCTGTTCTGGTTTCTCAAGCGGAAGTGA
- a CDS encoding M24 family metallopeptidase: MTAAIPKPIVPAAEFGQRRQRAVAAAKARKLDSLLVCSRGGGTLDRYADVLYLTNFYTHFPFIPDFEGNWSARAHTFLVLPVDATPELVIDVPDDGRIRLDDGCVTYSDFVLDDAVKALTRAGLGKARIGLVGGDVLTFTMLNKLRAALPDLVIEPADDVLMTLRSIKSPAEIAMLRRASAIGSRMIEAMMAAAVTGASHGDVVAAGLNYLVPAGGMLYNSFMASGRGGDPSRFAKSNFPTWGSDKRLADGDWIRLGISGAVDGYVFDLARSKAVGPVTNRQVELFESAIASIEATLAAIRPGATAGDLGAAGLDKQQSMGFAVDGVFSAMGHGIGLGWDDPWLARGVATPIVPDMVLSIERTITQDGYLGDYEESVLITPDGYERLTDATARFW, encoded by the coding sequence ATGACTGCAGCGATCCCGAAGCCGATCGTTCCCGCCGCGGAATTCGGCCAGCGCCGCCAGCGCGCCGTCGCGGCCGCGAAGGCGCGCAAGCTCGACAGCCTGCTCGTCTGCTCGCGCGGCGGCGGCACGCTCGACCGCTATGCCGACGTGCTCTACCTGACGAATTTCTACACCCACTTTCCCTTCATCCCGGACTTCGAGGGCAACTGGTCGGCGCGGGCCCACACCTTCCTGGTGCTGCCGGTGGATGCCACGCCCGAACTCGTCATCGACGTGCCCGACGACGGCCGCATCCGCCTCGATGACGGCTGCGTCACCTATTCGGATTTCGTACTGGACGATGCGGTCAAGGCCCTGACGAGAGCGGGTCTCGGCAAGGCCCGAATCGGGCTCGTCGGCGGCGATGTCCTGACCTTCACCATGCTGAACAAGCTGCGCGCCGCCCTGCCCGACCTCGTGATCGAGCCTGCCGACGACGTGCTGATGACCCTGCGCTCGATCAAGTCTCCGGCCGAGATCGCCATGCTGCGCCGCGCCTCGGCCATTGGCTCGCGGATGATCGAGGCGATGATGGCGGCGGCCGTCACCGGCGCCTCGCATGGCGATGTCGTCGCGGCCGGGCTGAACTATCTCGTTCCGGCCGGCGGCATGCTCTACAACTCCTTCATGGCCTCGGGGCGCGGAGGCGATCCTTCGCGCTTCGCCAAGAGCAATTTCCCGACCTGGGGCTCGGACAAAAGACTGGCCGATGGCGACTGGATCCGCCTCGGCATTTCCGGTGCCGTCGACGGCTATGTCTTCGACCTCGCGCGCTCCAAGGCCGTCGGCCCCGTCACCAACCGGCAGGTCGAGCTGTTCGAATCCGCGATCGCCAGCATCGAGGCGACGCTGGCCGCGATCCGCCCCGGCGCGACCGCGGGAGATCTCGGCGCCGCGGGCCTCGACAAGCAGCAATCCATGGGCTTCGCGGTGGATGGCGTGTTTTCCGCCATGGGCCACGGCATCGGCCTCGGCTGGGACGATCCCTGGCTGGCGCGCGGCGTCGCGACGCCGATCGTGCCCGACATGGTGCTTTCGATCGAACGGACCATCACCCAGGACGGCTATCTCGGCGATTACGAGGAATCCGTGCTCATCACGCCGGACGGCTACGAGCGCCTGACAGACGCGACGGCGCGGTTCTGGTGA
- a CDS encoding MipA/OmpV family protein, giving the protein MRLPGLAIFLATIAAPAAALAADVSRSAARQPQPEPPAPRSPWSGYIAVGGAMLPEFPGSKDYKFVPVPLGRLAYGDYYIEVVGPRAKINVIPGGMFEAGPLVGYDGGRDDDVKNRRIKLLPKVDSAIEFGGFAKLNLKQVLIHNDQLSFGVEFAKASEGHEGYTASLQTSYGIQTARPFFMSVDAKATFADKNYSNAYFGIGPVGAAATGLPVYTASAGITKAEIGLNARYLFSPNWGINARVGYARLLGDAAKSPIVKREGSENQFNAVAGVLYRF; this is encoded by the coding sequence ATGCGCCTTCCGGGACTTGCCATTTTTCTGGCGACCATTGCCGCGCCGGCCGCCGCGCTGGCGGCTGACGTGTCCAGGTCCGCTGCGCGACAGCCGCAACCAGAGCCGCCTGCGCCCCGCTCCCCCTGGAGCGGGTACATTGCGGTCGGTGGCGCGATGCTGCCGGAGTTTCCGGGTTCAAAGGACTACAAATTCGTGCCTGTGCCGCTCGGTCGTCTGGCGTATGGCGACTACTACATCGAAGTCGTCGGCCCACGGGCAAAGATCAACGTGATTCCCGGAGGCATGTTCGAGGCCGGCCCGCTCGTGGGATATGATGGCGGGCGCGATGACGATGTGAAGAATCGCCGGATCAAGCTTCTCCCCAAGGTGGACAGCGCGATCGAGTTCGGCGGCTTCGCGAAACTGAACCTGAAGCAGGTTCTGATCCACAACGATCAGCTCTCCTTCGGCGTGGAGTTCGCCAAGGCCTCCGAGGGCCATGAGGGCTACACCGCCAGCCTGCAGACGAGCTACGGTATCCAGACCGCCAGGCCCTTCTTCATGTCGGTCGACGCCAAGGCGACCTTCGCCGACAAGAACTATTCGAACGCCTATTTCGGCATCGGGCCGGTCGGTGCCGCTGCGACCGGATTGCCCGTCTATACTGCCTCGGCGGGGATTACGAAGGCCGAGATCGGCCTGAACGCCCGGTACCTGTTCTCTCCGAACTGGGGGATCAACGCCCGTGTCGGCTACGCCCGGCTGCTCGGCGATGCCGCCAAATCCCCCATCGTCAAACGGGAGGGCTCGGAAAATCAGTTCAATGCCGTGGCGGGTGTGCTCTACCGCTTCTGA